One part of the Prunus persica cultivar Lovell chromosome G5, Prunus_persica_NCBIv2, whole genome shotgun sequence genome encodes these proteins:
- the LOC18778097 gene encoding protein PAM71, chloroplastic, which yields MRSITLSESVLGAHSLPSPFPKPLKPSSSSCYLLPFKLRSKKLTSKLSLPNPSFVSSRYSCKWNANTCEEWFRRLLQTSGNLDDLELHYLNYEKCRVTTDPIDIEDDFVALDKALPKKNLKKNCHMDGETMAHNSFSHFWKAILLFGFLALQGSEPAFAISDLASGLPSIPFLGDLGDLSTGFASAFLLIFFSELGDKTFFIAALLAARNSAPVVFIGTFGALAAMTIISVVLGRTFHYVDEILPFRFGETDLPIDDIAAVLLLVYFGVSTLLDATSSDSLKAEDEQREAELAVSKFSGNGAGILAAASTVISTFLLVFVAEWGDKSFFSTIALAAASSPLGVIGGALAGHGVATLLAVLGGSLLGTFLSEKAIAYIGGVLFLVFAAVTLVEIVT from the exons ATGCGAAGCATAACGCTCTCAGAGAGCGTTCTAGGGGCGCATTCACTGCCTTCACCATTTCCTAAACCTCTCAAGCCATCATCTTCCTCATGTTACTTGCTTCCTTTCAAATTACGGTCCAAGAAGCTCACTTCGAAGCTTTCTCTTCCAAACCCAAGTTTTGTTTCCTCGAG GTATTCATGTAAGTGGAATGCAAACACCTGTGAGGAATGGTTTCGACGTCTTCTACAAACTTCTGGAAATTTAGATGACCTG GAGCTACACTACCTTAATTACGAGAAATGCAGGGTGACCACAGACCCAATTGACATTGAGGATGATTTTGTTGCTTTAGATAAAGCACTACCAAAGAAGAACTTAAAAAAGAATTGTCACATGGATGGAGAGACCATGGCTCATAATTCATTCTCTCATTTTTGGAAGGCTATTCTGCTGTTTGGATTTCTTGCACTTCAAGGCTCTGAACCGGCTTTTGCTATATCTGATCTTGCTAGTGGCTTACCATCAATTCCTTTTCTGGGGGACCTTGGTGATCTTAGCACAGGTTTTGCTTCA GCATTCTTGCTGATCTTTTTCTCAGAACTAGGGGACAAGACCTTCTTTATTGCG GCACTTTTAGCAGCTAGGAATTCTGCTCCTGTTGTTTTTATTGGGACCTTTGGTGCACTTGC GGCAATGACCATCATATCTGTTGTTCTTGGACGAACTTTTCACTACGTCGATGAAATCCTACCATTCAG GTTTGGTGAGACTGATCTACCCATTGATGATATTGCTGCAGTTCTCCTTTTG GTTTATTTTGGAGTTTCAACTTTGCTTGATGCCACCTCAAGTGACAGTTTGAAAGCAGAAGATGAACAAAGGGAG GCAGAGCTAGCTGTTTCCAAATTTTCAGGAAATGGTGCTGGAATATTAGCTGCTGCTAGCACTGTCATTAGCACCTTCCTCTTAGTTTTTGTTGCTGAATGGGGAGACAAATCATTTTTCTCTACAATAG CACTTGCTGCAGCCTCTTCACCCCTTGGAGTCATCGGAGGAGCACTAGCTGGTCATGGTGTTGCAACTTTG